GCTCTGTTATTGTGGTAACATGGTGGTTTCAAATTAAGCAATGGGAAGTCAAGTTATAAACTGGTGCTATCTAAATTGGGAAGTTTTTAAGAATTTGCCAGTGCATTCATTGGCACCTCGATTTACCACTCGATGGATTCTGAACGACTGTCATTGAGACAATTGAGTGAGACTGAAATGGCATTGAATTGAGTGGCAATTCTCACTTTTCTCTTAAAATTGTcagcgagaggggagggacataGAGTTTGTTTCGGCGTTACAGCACTTTACCCACTATATGCATTGATTGTGATTatgatcaacaacaacaacaacaacaaagcctttttTTATTGCGATTATGATATTGTTGCTAAAACTAAATGTTATGTTGTATATATCACAGGGAAACAAGTGTTTTTTAAGCTCTACGCGCTGAGCGAGCGTTTTGCCTCCGCCTTGACCGTTTCCGACCAAAACGCATGCTTAAGCACAATTAGGCGCTAGGCGTTTTGCCTCCAGCCCAGTGCCTAGGCGCATGTTAAGCATGCGCCTAGGAGCACCTGATTTTTCAGTATATGGAAATGTGCAAATAAGGACCACCATAGCTGATTGCATAAATAAATGCCAAGTTTAGTCCTGGGTGATCATCTTAATGATGCTTAAGAGGGGTTTTCATCAATTTCTAAATGTCATCACATGTCTGTATGGCCGTGTAGCACTttaccatgtcatcatgtgcattcaTGTGCATGAGCAAACCTCATGCAAGAAGATGATACATAAGAGGTTTTTAATTGGTTTCTGAGTGTCTTCACATTTTTGTTGTTATGTAGCATTTTCACCATGTGGTTATGTGCATGAGGAAACCTCAAGGAAGAGGATTGGATTTGGCTCGCAAGCATGTTACGTCATGCTTGGCTGAGCTTAGTTTGATGCTGAAGTCCCAAGAGTTCCTTAAGTCTCGGTCTGACATTACATCGCAAAAAGGTGATGAAAGCTGCACCACTGCATCAGGTTGCTGCCCTATTGGCTTTGATGTCAGTCTGAATAGCAGACTTCTGAGTCCAGCACCACCGCGTGCTGTTCAAATACTCGCCTGGAGTGATGTAAGTTCACATCGGTGCCATAAATTATGCTTCCATACTAGTGAATAGTTTCTGTATACTCCTTTTCAACTTGATAAGCATTGCGTCAACTTCATTGTTACAGGCAATTAGGTACTTTGAGAAGCTTCTGCATGATCTAGATATCATTTGTGCTCTGTCGCTTGATCCCGTGCTTGAGAATGTTCTTCACTTCATTGCACAGTTCCAAAAATCTGTACCTGATTTGGTTCCTAGAGCATTTCTTCAGGTGGGTCACACTGACATGCTTCAAGGGCCATCTTTATCACTGTTATGCTGTAGATGTTTTGACTCATCTGACATTAGTGTTTTATTTCCCCTGGATTGCAAAAAATGACTAATATCTGTCTGCTATGTTAGATATAGAAAAGGTTTTGTAGATTCTATCATTTATGTATGAGATCTGTTTTTCAATTGTATTTGTATATGTGTATGAACTATTCTTTAACTGATTGCTGTACAAATTTGGTTATGAACCATTGCTTTCTGTGGATGTGGAGTATGTCATACGTTGTAGTTATGCAGTAAGTGCTACTCTTGGATTTTGTTTTCATTTGGTATGATTTGTGAACTTCAACTTTATGATTGTCACGAATCTAAACACTTCCGGTAGTTGAAGTCTGGATATCAGAATCGAACTACTTTTCCTTATTGTTAACAATGTGGTtagcttatttctgcaaataccCATCCTTCTTTGTTTCGTTCCTATATCCATAACTGATTTTTAGGAGACTGCTGTTTCATTACTATTTTTCTTTATAAATTGATCCCTCGCGGAAATCCCTTttggagctcggcctccaaaTACAAATTTGAAATTTCATCAAAATTCATGTTTTTatatttcaaaaaattctgaaaaaaaataCAGATATACATGAAGACATAACATACATATGTGTAAATTTTCAGTTCAAAATACATTGAAATGAGGGctgtgcaaaaaagacaaatctgaGGCTATTTAACACATGATACTATTCATCCTCCCAGGTCATGATTTTATCTTTTTTGTACAGGCCACAACTCAAGGTATTTCGTCATGAATTTTTACACACATGTGGGTTACATCCTTACATACAtgctttttttttcaaaattttttGAACCATAAAAGATTGaatttgaatttttcaaaaataaaggcctccatggagctcggcctccaaaaCGCCTCTCTCGATCCCTCGGTGGTATATAAATAGCTTTGAGGTTTTCTTAGTAGTCCAGTAAAGGATTCATTTATGTTGTAACAGTAAAGGATTCATTTACTGGCTCATTTTCTGTTCCATTAGGCCTTCTCTTGTAGAAATATGATTTGTTTCCCAATCCTAAGTCTTATCCTGGCAAATATGTATTCAGTGAATTATGTTATAGTTTGTTGTTTCCCACTTACATTAACATGCAAAAATCCATTGAAACAGACTTTATTGGTTCAAGATGGCAAACTTTATGGGCGAGACTTGTTTTGCGATGTAATTTCAAGGGCTTTGTCATTACCGGATATTATAGGAGATAAGGAATTCCAGTCGAATGAGTTTGTAGTGCAGCTAGGTCAGGTCAGCCACCAGGATTATTCCTTTTTCAACCTTTACGTCATATATATTACTCATGCAGTCATAAAAATATACttcctctgtcccataatataagagcgtttttgacactagtgtagtgtcaaaaacgctcttatattatgggacggagggagtatatctggAGTTCTGTGCATATCATTGATCAAGTGCATTAATGACCTTGTAGTTGGTTATCAACTTGCTTAAAATTCTCTGTACAAACACTGCATGGCAACGGCGCAAGCTTGGGAAGAGCTTGCAGGATTGGAGTACCATTTCCATACAGGTTTGTTACACATACAATTTTCTACTTGCTCCCTTTTGCTGTTTCCCATAAGTTGCACATCATTAATACCTGTCTTCTTGCTTTGTTTTCTAACATGACCCTGGATCAAACACGCTTAGCTAGTGAAACTGACCTTGGATCAAACACACTTAGCTAGTCAAATTGTGAATGCAGTTTCATGCTAACCTGCGGTTCTGTCTCTAAAATTGGTTATTGCTATGTCAGCTATGAATGCCATTATATCTTTCATAATCATGCAGAAAAAAAACTGGATTTCTGAATTAACCTTCCCCTACTGGGTTGCGTGAGTATTCACTTCATCGTGGTACTGAGCACTTGCATGTTTCTGTCACTGTTGGTAACTTGATTCTTGAGTAATGATAGAGGAAATGCCCTACTAGGACTATCATTTTATGACAAGGTGAAAGAAAGGGATCAATCACAAATGGGAAAGCAGTAATTTTGGTAGTGTCAAATGTGCCCTGTTTTTACTTCTACTATTACGCAGCCAACTGTTAAGGGCTTATGATGATTACACATCTATAATAGTTTGAGACCGAGCATTCTATGGTTGTGACAGTTTGACCATTGGTCATCTCTAGATCTTACACTTATATTGTTTTGTACCTATACATATTGCAGTTGGAGCTTGCATTGAAAAGAGAGTTCGGTGAAACTAGGAATGTCTTGGCCGATGAGGTATCTCTGGTTTCAAGTGCTTGCTGTAGTAGTTAGTTGTCATATATTTTGACATTGTTTTGTTGGTGGTGCAGAACATGTGCATGAGAGTATCAAAGCAACTACTTGTTTGGTCTCAAGAACATACATACTGGATTGCTTCTCGGTTTCTCATATTGGGTTTTGAGCTTGACCTCTATTCTCCGAGTGAATACTGTATGGTGTACTGGTATATGCATGTGGTGTTTATAAAGCTGATAGAGAAGATGCAGTTACGAATCCTTGCTAGCAACGAAAACTGTAAGTTATCATGCCTGTTCAGAATTTTTTGTTAGATTATTGTCATTAAATTACAGGTAGATGATGTGCTTCTAGATTTCCAATTTAGCAGGGTTGTCAATATTATAAAAATGACCATGTAGCATTCCGGATGTCTATCAGATATTCAGATATGTCAGCACCTTgatggtttgagttgcatgttgtGCATCTTACTGCTTCATGTATCTGCCTCTTAGAATCCATTTGGAAAACAATAGAATTAAGAGAACAAGAAGACTACAGGAAAATAAATTGCAGAATTCAAACGGGAGACTGTTTAAATAAATAAGCACACATTGCCATCCAGAAGCTGAAAAGGAAATTAGACAGAATGAAATATGTAATTACGTCAAATCAAAACTTCCTGTTTTGGGGGTATATTTGGTTATAATATTCATATATTGTTACTGGTAAGTGGTAACACCACTATGGAGAAAATTCATTTGATGCTGTTTCCTACTAAGTTTCTATAAAACACCATGCCATCTTTATCAATATTCTCTTAGTAGATTGGTTTCTAATTTGTCCTTATTGTTATCGGTTCAGCGCGAAGAAAAGGGAAAAAGAAGAAGGATCATTCAAAGGACTCTGTACGAGACACACCATTTCCTCCTTCATGTTTATTGCTTCAGTGCTATGTTCTATTATCAGAAGGACTTTCAATGGTACATATGGCACTAATGCCCCTCCCTCCCCGG
This sequence is a window from Triticum urartu cultivar G1812 unplaced genomic scaffold, Tu2.1 TuUngrouped_contig_6537, whole genome shotgun sequence. Protein-coding genes within it:
- the LOC125530754 gene encoding N-alpha-acetyltransferase 35, NatC auxiliary subunit isoform X2, coding for MALPQFHLVWTEHLTFNELLMSSTIFSHATWHKGHTLAQTVFTCIYLMKMERISSHAVLNSFCRILRATCNSVISVVSTARTHEEEDLFTMSFGLPLNGEGDDKCLSVLNSVEETISRQLRACKSQALSKKKTLEEFESLQDNPELEEGYCRALLCRLRFRKHFHHVVMCMRKPQGRGLDLARKHVTSCLAELSLMLKSQEFLKSRSDITSQKGDESCTTASGCCPIGFDVSLNSRLLSPAPPRAVQILAWSDAIRYFEKLLHDLDIICALSLDPVLENVLHFIAQFQKSVPDLVPRAFLQTLLVQDGKLYGRDLFCDVISRALSLPDIIGDKEFQSNEFVVQLGQLVINLLKILCTNTAWQRRKLGKSLQDWSTISIQLELALKREFGETRNVLADENMCMRVSKQLLVWSQEHTYWIASRFLILGFELDLYSPSEYCMVYWYMHVVFIKLIEKMQLRILASNENSRRKGKKKKDHSKDSVRDTPFPPSCLLLQCYVLLSEGLSMLLAALRKESKSFQSPSIFNTEQERFMQHFDLLQKAQIPECITYYSFKEAAAQAYMADVMKYNFFKEIQKIIPSLKGSFASEPEKLAELRQIEQVAEHNRIALNIINHVGASDPKLRVSFEFTHHPHFAVAVVKRS